The DNA window GAGTTCTGGAAAGAGAACTTCTTCAATGACGACGAACCTCCGCCTCCAGGGAAAACTGAGACCGAGAGGGAGGACGGCTCTCCTGTGACGGAAGAGAGAGGGACGAAAGAAATATACCCCTCTAGCATCGGCAATGAGACGAGGCTGAGAGAGGTGCAAGAGAAGGATAAAGACAAGGTGGTgaagaaggaagggaaggaaacCTCTGCTGTCTGTAAAGAGAAAGGAGGAAAAGATGTGAAGCCCAGTGAGCgtgaggagaggacagagtgCCTCAGctccacctctggactgactacCTCTCTTCCGGAGGAGACGCAGCATAACACTACAAGCGTGAAAGATGAACCGGAGGATAAACCGGTACCGGAGACCATGTCTTCGGCTGATCTAGCCCGACTGGATGCCTCTGAGCAAGACCAGCGGGACAAATCTGACAGGAGGCCTTCTGTAAAAGAACGGGAGACTGATAAAAAGAATCCCGATAAGGAGAAGAAGGTTAAGATGGAGCACCTGGAGAAATCAGAGAATTCGCAAAATTCCATGGATCgctggagggagaaggagaggatggcgTCTGGCTCATCTCATTTGTCCCCTGGTGACAAGAACCACAAAGAGAGCGAAAAGCTAAGAGCCATGTCCACGACAAAAAAACATGAAGAGAGCAAGGACAAGAAGAGCAAAGAGAAGCCCGATAagaagagtgagagggagaggcaggagagggagtACAGAGACAAAGATAGGATAGGCTGGGATAACAAAGGAAAACCACCCTCAGAGAAATGCACTGATCAAAGTAAATTGGATCGTGCTAAGGAGAAAGACAAAGACTGCGATAAGAAGAAAAGGGAAAAATCTAAAGACGGCTCTTCATCTTCCTCTAACCTGAAGCTCTccttggaggagaagaaaggcTATGTGTCTGAAAGTGGCAAGACCACACCAGCAAAACTGCTAAAGGAGGAGGTCCTGAAAACGCCAGAGAAAGACCGAGACCGAAGAGACAGAGAATCCAGAGACTTTGACCGGCACAGAGATCGAGACAAAGATCGCCACAAGAGCGACAAGGACCGTTCCAAGGAGGGCAGCAAGGCCTGTAAGACCAAATCCTACGAGACTGAGACTGACCGAGACAACAGGTCCAAAGCTAAAGCCTCGCCTGCTACCCGGGAAGAGAAGCGACCCAAAGAGAAACGTCTGGTCAACGAGGACCTGAGGCAGACCAGCTTCGAACGAATGCTGAGTCTGAAGGACCAGGAGATTGAACAGTGGCACCGGAAGCATCTAGAAAAGAtcaaacagaaggagagagagaggatgaaacaACGACCCTCCTCTACGACAACAGACCCAGGGAAGCTCAAAAGCAAAGCCAAGACGATGTCCTTGTCATCTGGAGAACAGTGTTCGAGCAAAGAACTGCTTCGCTCCAAGAGCTCCGAAGGCTCTGGCGACGCTCATGGCCGGGACCGAGACAAACCTATAAAGGAGAGCACCAGCTCCAGGACCATGTCCCTAGACGGGAAAACACTCTCCTCCCTCAGTGGGAAGTTGATGGCTGGTATTGAGAACAGCTTGAGCAGGTCCCCCAGGCCGGAGAGCGAGCGGTCGGGTCTCATGTCCAGATCCGTGTCCATGTTCTCCATGGCCAGTTCTGAGGACTCCTGTCAGGCAACCATGTTGACGCCGAGACCCGTAGAGTACGACTCGGATATGACCCTGGATGCCTCCCAGGATTCTCAGccgcttttccaactgtcttccCTCCTCTCACAGTCTAGATCACCTGCCGTTCACGACAAAGACCACAACGGTCTTCCAGACTCAGCGCAAGGTAACAGGACTCCGCTGCAGAGCCGACACACTTCCCCTTACCTTATAGCTATTCTGGACGAGGAAGCAAACTCTGCGACGGCAGGTAAACATTTTGAAACTCTGTCAAAGGCCAGCGTGGTGCCTGCTGCTCAACCAAATGAAGAGCCTTCAGGTTTTCAGCTTCCTTCAGAAACCTGTGCAGATCTGGAGGAGAGCCAGAGTCAAAGGGGTCCTACTCAGATGCTTCCAAATCTCCCTAATGCTAGAACATATGCAGATCTCAACACTGAGAGTGAAGGTAACACCGCTCCAAGAACCGATGCAGATCTCAACACCGCTTCAGGTGTCCGTCTTCCACCTCAAGCGTCCAACACCAGAGATCCTCTTGTAAAGGACTCCTCAACACATCAACAGGCTAGTGTCCAACAGCTAGCTACGCCAGAACAGAGAGGGTTTTCTTCCACCTCTGATCCTCTCCTAATACGGGACGTCCAGTGTATCCCCGTTGAGACCTTCACTGCGGCGCCCGAATGTAGCACGAAGTACTTGACGACACTGGTGACATTATCTTCTCTATCCTGTCAACTGCCGTTCTCCAGCACCGAAACAAACTCATCTCTCTCTGCTAGCCAGTCACGGGAAACCCTTCCAAACACCAGTACGGTGAACTCGCagcagacaaagacagagattGGTGGAGATTTGGTTCTTGATCCTAAAGATACAACTCCAGTTGAGTGTGCAGCCAGCAGCTCTGAAAACAGAGTAGCTGTAGAGAGCCTTGACAGTGTGTTAGGAGCGTCTCGACCAGGAGCGATGGACAACCCAGTAGCCTCCACCAGCAGAGTTAGTACAGAGGAATCTATGCAGAGTAGAACCAATGAATCTCAAGAGGACATGGACACTGACGCAAGCTTTCAGGATTGTAAGCAATCCAGATTCGCCAGTGACGTTGTCGACTCCAGCGATCCTCAACCGGGGAAAAACGATCATGCTAGCCAGCATACACGATCTACTGTGTCGCGATGGCCGTGCCTTGAACACGAATCGGAAGAAACTTCTGATACACCCGACAACACATTGGAGAAGAGCAGAGGTCCTGAGGTCATGTCTATAGGAAGGACTAGTTGTCGGTCTTCGTCACAGGGCAGTAATATGGTCACCGTCCCTGAGGTGAAATTAGAGCCGTGCCCAGAGCCAATGGAAGTGGCTTCTACCTCTGAGGAGACATCAGAAGGACAGACACTGTCCGATGCTTCTGGACAGTGTAGTAACATCCAGCAAGGCTCGCAGACAGACCagagtggtagtagtggtagttacAGCTGCAGCGGGTTCTCTGCTAGCTCTTCCCCCCAGTCTGGGGACAGAGACTCTGACTCCTCCGGGGCTAAGGCCAAGGTCCGCTCCCTAACCACGGAAGAGGACCAGGACGTCCAGCAGACCCACCCCAGGAAGAGGAAAATGCCAAGGATGTCTACCTCAAACCACGCCGGAGGCAGCACACAACAGGTGGGTTCCTCTGGAGGAtaatggagggggagaggttggaggaatagagggatgggTGTATGGCTGAGAGAGAATGGGGTttaggagggagatggggaggatgaaGGGCGAGAATGGAGTGGTAGATTTAGTAAAGGGTTGACATTTGGGACAAAATATCTTATCTTGGGAACAGTAAAGTTTCTTACCTCCTGTACCTTACTGTATGCCTCCCGTACCTTACCGTGTGTCTCCTACCTTACCGTATGCCTCCCCTACCTTACCGTATGCCTCCCCTACCTTACCGTATGCCTCCCCTACCTTACCGTATGCCTCCCCTACCTTACCGTATGCCTCCCCTACCTTACCGTATGCCTCCCCTACCGTACCGTATGCCTCCCCTACCGTACCGTATGCCTCCCCTACCGTACCGTATGCCTCCCCTACCGTACCGTATGCCTCCCCTACCGTACCGTATGCCTCCCCTACCGTACCGTATGCCTCCCCTACCGTACCGTATGCCTCCCCTACCTTATCTTACTGTATGTCTCTTCTCGTCTTTGCTCAGGGGATGGAGAAGCCTCAGCCGTCTCTGGCGGCCATCGTTGACTCTCTGAAGCTGGAGGAGATTCAGCCGTACCAGACGGAGAGGGCCAACCCTTACTACGAGTTCCTGCACATCCGCAAGAAGATCGAGGATAACCGCAAAGTGCTGCTGAGCGTCACCCCCCAGCCGCCGCAGTATTACGACGAATACGTGACGTTTACAGGATCGTACCTGCTAGACGGGAACCCCTTCGGTAAACTCTGTATTCCGACTGTGAGTCTGGAGTTTGATCATTAAAGGGTTTGGTACTCCTTGACTGAAAATCTCTATTGACACTTAAGAGAGCATCTCCACTCCTGTGTTTTATTATtttatctcctctgtcctctcttgaatctgatctgtcctctcttgaatctgatctgtcctctcttggatctcctctgtcctctcttggatctcctctgtcctctcttggacctcctctgtcctctcttggacctcctctgtcctctcttggacctcctctgtcctctcttggatctcctctgtcctctcttggatctcctctgtcctctcttggatctcctctgtcctctcttggatctcctctgtcctctcttggatctcctctgtcctctcttggacctcctctgtcctctcttggacctcctctgtcctctcttggaTCTCCTCTCTTGGATCTGCTCTGTCCTCTCTTGAATCTGCGCTGTCCTCTCTTGGATCTCCTCTCTCGGATCTCCTCTCTCGGATCTCCTCTCTCGGATCTCCTCTCTCGGATCTCCTCTCTCGGATCTCCTCTCTCGGATCTCCTCTCTTGGATCTCCTCTCTTGGATCTCCTCTCTTGGATCTCCTCTCTTGGATCTGCTCTGTCCTCTCTTGGATCTGCTCTGTCCTCTCTTGGATCTGCTCTCTTGGATCTCCTCTCTTGGAtctgctctgtcctctctttcatgtatgtgtgtgtgtgtttcatgatgttgaactgtttgtaatgtttatattaatTTGTCTCGTTAACAGATAACTGCCCCTCCGTCTCTACCGGACCAACTGAAGGAGATGTTTAGACAACAGGAAGTTGTTCGTATGAAGCTACGCTTGCAACACAGCATTGAACGGGTATGTGGATGTGAATTTAAACTCCGTCCTATTTAATTTTCCTTTTTTATAGCTTGATCGTACTTATTTAGGAACTGTTATTTACGTGGAAATACTGTTTGACATTACAAATACCAGGAGGAGACGCTTTCGTTTTCTTCTGTCTCAACTGTCCCTTTTCCTCCACTCCTTAGTCTCGTCTAACTCCACCCTTTTCCTCCACTCCTTATTCTCGTCTAGCTCCACCCTTTTCCTCCACTCCTTATTCTCGTCTAGCTCCACCCTTTTCCTCCACTCCTTATTCTCGTCTAACTCCACCCTTTTCCTCCACTCCTTATTCTCGTCTAGCTCCACCCTTTTCCTCCACTCCTTATTCTCGTCTAACTCCACCCTTTTCCTCCACTCCTTATTCTCGTCTAGCTCCACCCTTTTCCTCCACTCCTTATTCTCGTCTAGCTCCACCCTTTTCCTCCACTCCTTATTCTCGTCTAGCTCCACCCTTTTCCTCCACTCCTTATTCTAGTCTAACTCCACCCTTTTCCTCCACTCCTTATTCTCGTCTAACTCCACCCTTTTCCTCCACTCCTTATTCTCGTCTAACTCCACCCTTTTCCTCCACACCTTATTCTCGTCTAACtcaactcttcttcttctctcttccaggAAAAGTTAATTGTTTCCAACGAACAGGAAGTGTTAAGAGTTCACTACCGGGCTGCCAGAACACTAGCCAATCAGACGCTCCCGTTTAGTGCGTGCACCGTGCTATTGGACGCCGAGGTGTACAACATGCCGCAGGATGCCCAGGCAAGTGGCATGATGTCACGTACTGTAGAATCAGTAAGTTTGTATCAATCAGTCATAtgtatttataatgtactgtagaaACAGTCATTTTGTATCAACAAGTCACATTTATTTAAAATGTATAATCAGTAAATTGGTATCGACCAATCAATAGATCACATTTATTTAAAATGTATAATCAGTAAATTGGTATCGACCAATCAATAGATCACATTTATTTAAAATGTATAATCAGTAAATTGGTATCGACCAATCAATAGATCACATTTATTTAAAGTTGGCATCAATCAACTAATCGAATGTATTTAAAAATCCCAGCAgttgtatttttatatttttttggcATGACACAAACACTCAGTGATTTCCAGTTAAAACAGTAACTAACGCTGCCAGTTCTGACCCATAATGGTTTAACAGAACCGTAACCCTGCCCGTTCTGACCCATAATGGTTTCACAGAACCGTAACGCTGCCAGTTCTGACCCATAATGGTTTAACAGAACCGTAACGCTGCCAGTTCTGACCCATAATGGTTTAACAGAACCGTAACTAACACTGCCAGTTCTGACCCATAATGGTTTAACAGAACAGTAACTAACGCTGCCAGTTCTGACCCATAATTGTTTAACAGAACTGTAACGCTGCCAGTTCTGACCCATAATGGTTTAACAGAACCGTAACGCTGCCAGTTCTGACCCATAATGGTTTAACAGAACCGTAACTAACGCTGCCAGTTCTGACCCATAATGGTTTAACAGAACCGTAACACTGCCAGTTCTGACCCATAATGGTTTAACAGAACCGTAACCCTGCCAGTTCTGACCCATAATGGTTTAACAGAACCATAACGCTGCCAGTTCTGACCCATAATGGTTTAACAGAACGGTAACTAACGCTGCCAGTTCTGACCCATAATGGTTTAACAGAACAGTAACGAACGCTGCCAGTTCTGACCCATAATGGTTTAACAGAACCGTAACGAACGCTGCCAGTTCTGACCCATAATGGTTTAACAGAACCGTAACCCTGCCCGTTCTGACCCATAATGGTTTCACAGAACCGTAACCCTGCCCGTTCTGACCCATAATGGTTTCACAGAACCGTAACCCTGCCCGTTCTGACCCATAATGGTTTCACAGAACCGTAACCCTGCCCGTTCTGACCCATAATGGTTTAACAGAACCGTAACCCTGCCCGTTCTGACCCATAATGGTTTAACAGAACCGTAACCCTGCCCGTTCTGACCCATAATGGTTTAACAGAACCGTAACCCTGCCCGTTCTGACCCATAATGGTTTATCAGAACCGTAACCCTGCCCGTTCTGACCCATAATGGTTTAACAGAACCGTAACCCTGCCCGTTCTGACCCATAATGGTTTAACAGAACCGTAACCCTGCCCGTTCTGACCCATAATGGTTTATCAGAACCGTAACCCTGCCCGTTCTGACCCATAATGGTTTATCAGAACCGTAACTAACGCTGCCAGTTCTGACCCATAATGGTTTAACAGAACCGTAACCCTGCCCGTTCTGACCCATAATGGTTTCACAGAACCGTAACCCTGCCAGTTCTGACCCATAATGGTTTAACAGAACCGTAACCCTGCCAGTTCTCGGTAACGTTGTATTATCGATGTTGTGTTTCTAGGGAGACCAAGATGGCAAGACGTCTGTGAGGGATCGTTTCAACGGCCGCCAGTTTATGTCCTGGTTGCAAGACGTGGACGACAAGTTTGATAAACTCAAGGTAAGCTTGGTCTCTGTAAAACGTGGCCCTTCTTGCAGCAGTAAAACTAATGTTGGAACGTAAAATACTCAATCTACGGTGGTATGTTTTTGTTCATCCATTCGGTCTGATGCAGTAAGTGGCTACATATCTGTTTTTGGAGAGAGCTTGGACTCTCTCTATTTGTATTAATTTGGCAAAACGAGCATCTCAATAATGCCAAAATGGTCTGAATCGGGTTTTAGGGTGAAGTTAATGTCTCAtacctttctccttctctccgtaactcttctcctttcctcctccatcttattaATACACCCCCCAGACGTGTCTTCTGATGAGGCAGCAGCACGAGGCAGCAGCTCTTAATGCTGTCCAGCGTCTCCATTGGCAGCTGAAACTCCAGGAGCTGGATCCAGTTGTGTACAAGTCCACCTCCATCTTCGAGATACCCGAGTTCTACATCCCCCTGGTAGAGGTCAACGACGACTTTGACCTCACGCCCATATGACCCGTGACCTTTAGGCTACACGACCCACGGTAAGGGTCAGGCAGAGGACTGATGAGGACGGATCATCTAGTGGCCATCTACCTCGAACAGGAATGAAGTGATGGAGGGGGTCACATTACAAGGAATGAAGTAGAGAGAAGAAAGGTCAAGCACTGAAGTTGACGGAACTTGGGGGTGTGGTAGATCACCGCTCTTGGGGGTGCGTGGTTAGAGAGCACCGCTCTTGGTGGTGCGTGGTTAGAGAGCAACGCTCTTGGGGGTGCGTGGTTAGAGAGCACCGCTCTTGGGGGTGCGTGGTTAGAGAGCACAGCTCTTGGGGGTGCGTGGTTAGAGAGCACCGCTCTTGGGGGTGCGTGGTTAGAGAGCACCGCTCTTGGGGGTGCGTGGTTAGAGAGCGCACCGCTCTTGGGGGTGCGTGGTTAGAGAGCGCACCGCTCTTGGGGGTGCGTGGTTAGAGAGCGCACTGCTCTTGGGGGTGCGTGGTTAGAGAGCGCACCGCTCTTGGGGGTGCGTGGTTAGAGAGCGCACCGCTCTTGGGGGTGCGTGGTTAGAGAGCGCACCGCTCTTGGGGGTGCGTGGTTAGAGAGCGCACCGCTCTTGGGGGTGCGTGGTTAGAGAGCGCACCGCTCTTGGGGGTGCGTGGTTAGAGAGCGCACCGCTCTTGGGGGTGCGTGGTTAGAGAGCGCACCGCTCTTGGGGGTGCGTGGTTAGAGAGCGCACCGCTCTTGGGGGTGCGTGGTTAGAGAGCGCACCGCTCTTGGGGGTGCGTGGTTAGAGAGCACCGCCCTGTGGAGACTACCATGCCTGTGCCCTCTGCACCTTCCTCACCAGGCAGGGTTACGAAAAAAAAAGAATTCAATTCTACTTTTGTTTTCAAGTGCGTTTTGTTCAATACATAATGTACAGACTTGTGctcttaattattattttttaacttaTTTTCTACGTAAAGATTGTGCATTTGTAAATAACCCATGTAATTATGGTTTTGAACTTGTACAGGGAAAAAATAAGTAATAGATATTTTAATCGTAAAAGGTTATTTTGTTTTGTCTGGACCAAAGTTGTTTTTTATATTGAGTCGGTGTCAAGTTCcttgttgttattattgttaaaGTCGATGTTATTGGCTTAAGTCTTGAAGCATGTGTTGGCTCGGATTTGGTTCCGTTTGGTTCTGTTGTTTCCTCCGTCTCCATTTCCCCTCTGGACTGGAGTTGGATCCAGGCACCACAACGAGGTGTTCATTCTAATGGAGTTGGATCCAGGCACCACAACGAGGTGTTCATTCTAATGGAGTTGGATCCAGGCACCACAACGAGGTGTT is part of the Oncorhynchus keta strain PuntledgeMale-10-30-2019 chromosome 15, Oket_V2, whole genome shotgun sequence genome and encodes:
- the LOC118377200 gene encoding ankyrin repeat domain-containing protein 12-like isoform X1 translates to MASAPPAQCTMAKPGTDRDGAVVGKKNKDKISPFTKTLKLDRSKLLGVKEGKPPKSSMKRKLSFTMSPPRNEERHSDTVDESDPGQSTESWGESEGRLVTPCRMYSADKDGPDKKKVKKESGGSKKAQVNLLFGYPLSERKQMALLMQMTARDNSPDSTPSHPSQAPTVQKKLPSSTASRARDKVNKRNERGETPLHMAAIRGDAKHVKELISLRADVNIKDFAGWTPLHEACNLGYYDVAKVLIAAGAEVNTQGLDDDTPLHDASSSGHTDIVKLLLTHGGNAFQANKRGERPVDIADSHELELLLKGEVPLSDPEDSPSESEGPPSVNPSSVDVDDDHLDDSDVEKDSEGKQSTVKASSSMSGLDEYEFKDEEDLSKALNDRHILRRELREKERNHLVKQSNKGGGSGSVQSSKSKKTKTSSRVRYCSSDSSSDEMEMPTERRSSPTCSNGSEGHKASDASRTKKENLCSLTTSEQKEKSSKVKKKNKNQSKNKENQEDEKENSKALVFSVATVSVSETHIDKNSRGLCGDEDSFKISFSPKDDSSVHLFHLSATVKSPKLNYGLADKQPSSNPLKQENAKMTCVSIAEGPCPPDGVKYNHYNPESEFCTESSSSKGCKHKEKSKHHQKDVAVDCSVGGGGSSSHNKERSVVHSSDGGALRKTDKDGKVVKKHKLKHKEKNNHCREYEADSERNRHRQKEGGRKDGQKNQEFDREFWKENFFNDDEPPPPGKTETEREDGSPVTEERGTKEIYPSSIGNETRLREVQEKDKDKVVKKEGKETSAVCKEKGGKDVKPSEREERTECLSSTSGLTTSLPEETQHNTTSVKDEPEDKPVPETMSSADLARLDASEQDQRDKSDRRPSVKERETDKKNPDKEKKVKMEHLEKSENSQNSMDRWREKERMASGSSHLSPGDKNHKESEKLRAMSTTKKHEESKDKKSKEKPDKKSERERQEREYRDKDRIGWDNKGKPPSEKCTDQSKLDRAKEKDKDCDKKKREKSKDGSSSSSNLKLSLEEKKGYVSESGKTTPAKLLKEEVLKTPEKDRDRRDRESRDFDRHRDRDKDRHKSDKDRSKEGSKACKTKSYETETDRDNRSKAKASPATREEKRPKEKRLVNEDLRQTSFERMLSLKDQEIEQWHRKHLEKIKQKERERMKQRPSSTTTDPGKLKSKAKTMSLSSGEQCSSKELLRSKSSEGSGDAHGRDRDKPIKESTSSRTMSLDGKTLSSLSGKLMAGIENSLSRSPRPESERSGLMSRSVSMFSMASSEDSCQATMLTPRPVEYDSDMTLDASQDSQPLFQLSSLLSQSRSPAVHDKDHNGLPDSAQGNRTPLQSRHTSPYLIAILDEEANSATAGKHFETLSKASVVPAAQPNEEPSGFQLPSETCADLEESQSQRGPTQMLPNLPNARTYADLNTESEGNTAPRTDADLNTASGVRLPPQASNTRDPLVKDSSTHQQASVQQLATPEQRGFSSTSDPLLIRDVQCIPVETFTAAPECSTKYLTTLVTLSSLSCQLPFSSTETNSSLSASQSRETLPNTSTVNSQQTKTEIGGDLVLDPKDTTPVECAASSSENRVAVESLDSVLGASRPGAMDNPVASTSRVSTEESMQSRTNESQEDMDTDASFQDCKQSRFASDVVDSSDPQPGKNDHASQHTRSTVSRWPCLEHESEETSDTPDNTLEKSRGPEVMSIGRTSCRSSSQGSNMVTVPEVKLEPCPEPMEVASTSEETSEGQTLSDASGQCSNIQQGSQTDQSGSSGSYSCSGFSASSSPQSGDRDSDSSGAKAKVRSLTTEEDQDVQQTHPRKRKMPRMSTSNHAGGSTQQGMEKPQPSLAAIVDSLKLEEIQPYQTERANPYYEFLHIRKKIEDNRKVLLSVTPQPPQYYDEYVTFTGSYLLDGNPFGKLCIPTITAPPSLPDQLKEMFRQQEVVRMKLRLQHSIEREKLIVSNEQEVLRVHYRAARTLANQTLPFSACTVLLDAEVYNMPQDAQASGMMSRTVESGDQDGKTSVRDRFNGRQFMSWLQDVDDKFDKLKTCLLMRQQHEAAALNAVQRLHWQLKLQELDPVVYKSTSIFEIPEFYIPLVEVNDDFDLTPI
- the LOC118377200 gene encoding ankyrin repeat domain-containing protein 12-like isoform X3, giving the protein MASAPPAQCTMAKPGTDRDGAVVGKKNKDKISPFTKTLKLDRSKLLGVKEGKPPKSSMKRKLSFTMSPPRNEERHSDTDKDGPDKKKVKKESGGSKKAQVNLLFGYPLSERKQMALLMQMTARDNSPDSTPSHPSQAPTVQKKLPSSTASRARDKVNKRNERGETPLHMAAIRGDAKHVKELISLRADVNIKDFAGWTPLHEACNLGYYDVAKVLIAAGAEVNTQGLDDDTPLHDASSSGHTDIVKLLLTHGGNAFQANKRGERPVDIADSHELELLLKGEVPLSDPEDSPSESEGPPSVNPSSVDVDDDHLDDSDVEKDSEGKQSTVKASSSMSGLDEYEFKDEEDLSKALNDRHILRRELREKERNHLVKQSNKGGGSGSVQSSKSKKTKTSSRVRYCSSDSSSDEMEMPTERRSSPTCSNGSEGHKASDASRTKKENLCSLTTSEQKEKSSKVKKKNKNQSKNKENQEDEKENSKALVFSVATVSVSETHIDKNSRGLCGDEDSFKISFSPKDDSSVHLFHLSATVKSPKLNYGLADKQPSSNPLKQENAKMTCVSIAEGPCPPDGVKYNHYNPESEFCTESSSSKGCKHKEKSKHHQKDVAVDCSVGGGGSSSHNKERSVVHSSDGGALRKTDKDGKVVKKHKLKHKEKNNHCREYEADSERNRHRQKEGGRKDGQKNQEFDREFWKENFFNDDEPPPPGKTETEREDGSPVTEERGTKEIYPSSIGNETRLREVQEKDKDKVVKKEGKETSAVCKEKGGKDVKPSEREERTECLSSTSGLTTSLPEETQHNTTSVKDEPEDKPVPETMSSADLARLDASEQDQRDKSDRRPSVKERETDKKNPDKEKKVKMEHLEKSENSQNSMDRWREKERMASGSSHLSPGDKNHKESEKLRAMSTTKKHEESKDKKSKEKPDKKSERERQEREYRDKDRIGWDNKGKPPSEKCTDQSKLDRAKEKDKDCDKKKREKSKDGSSSSSNLKLSLEEKKGYVSESGKTTPAKLLKEEVLKTPEKDRDRRDRESRDFDRHRDRDKDRHKSDKDRSKEGSKACKTKSYETETDRDNRSKAKASPATREEKRPKEKRLVNEDLRQTSFERMLSLKDQEIEQWHRKHLEKIKQKERERMKQRPSSTTTDPGKLKSKAKTMSLSSGEQCSSKELLRSKSSEGSGDAHGRDRDKPIKESTSSRTMSLDGKTLSSLSGKLMAGIENSLSRSPRPESERSGLMSRSVSMFSMASSEDSCQATMLTPRPVEYDSDMTLDASQDSQPLFQLSSLLSQSRSPAVHDKDHNGLPDSAQGNRTPLQSRHTSPYLIAILDEEANSATAGKHFETLSKASVVPAAQPNEEPSGFQLPSETCADLEESQSQRGPTQMLPNLPNARTYADLNTESEGNTAPRTDADLNTASGVRLPPQASNTRDPLVKDSSTHQQASVQQLATPEQRGFSSTSDPLLIRDVQCIPVETFTAAPECSTKYLTTLVTLSSLSCQLPFSSTETNSSLSASQSRETLPNTSTVNSQQTKTEIGGDLVLDPKDTTPVECAASSSENRVAVESLDSVLGASRPGAMDNPVASTSRVSTEESMQSRTNESQEDMDTDASFQDCKQSRFASDVVDSSDPQPGKNDHASQHTRSTVSRWPCLEHESEETSDTPDNTLEKSRGPEVMSIGRTSCRSSSQGSNMVTVPEVKLEPCPEPMEVASTSEETSEGQTLSDASGQCSNIQQGSQTDQSGSSGSYSCSGFSASSSPQSGDRDSDSSGAKAKVRSLTTEEDQDVQQTHPRKRKMPRMSTSNHAGGSTQQGMEKPQPSLAAIVDSLKLEEIQPYQTERANPYYEFLHIRKKIEDNRKVLLSVTPQPPQYYDEYVTFTGSYLLDGNPFGKLCIPTITAPPSLPDQLKEMFRQQEVVRMKLRLQHSIEREKLIVSNEQEVLRVHYRAARTLANQTLPFSACTVLLDAEVYNMPQDAQASGMMSRTVESGDQDGKTSVRDRFNGRQFMSWLQDVDDKFDKLKTCLLMRQQHEAAALNAVQRLHWQLKLQELDPVVYKSTSIFEIPEFYIPLVEVNDDFDLTPI